One Glycine max cultivar Williams 82 chromosome 8, Glycine_max_v4.0, whole genome shotgun sequence genomic window, CCTCAAAATTACTAGCAGCTTCAATGCATCTGTCCTGATCTCCATAAGGTTGTTCTGACCAAGTAAGTTGTCAACgatgtaatattttataaaagccCAAAATGAATTAAAGAGCATTTATAGCAATAGTGAAGGCAAGCAAAAGCAAGTGCAAAAAAGGGAGGTAGATAAAAGCATTTATACCACAGCAGCAAAAGCAAATGCAGGTGGGAATGCGCAAGCAAACATCAAAATCATTCCAAACTGCAAGGCCAATTCTAAGAAATCTGCGAAACAGGATAGGACAATGTCAGTCTTGGGACGCTTCTCGAACATGATGAGAAATCAAGCCTTTTTAGTTTTTCCAGAATAGATTCTCTGAACAACTGCAATCTAGACCTACTTTAGATGGGGTTCACTTTAAAACTATCTCTCAAGGGCAAAGTGACCAGCTGATTACCCCTTTCTCTGATCAAGAGATTAAAGAAGCAGTGTGGGGCTGTGGAGGGGACAAATGCCCTGGGCCTGATggtttaaactttaattttatcaaacacttcTGGGATGTCCTGAATCCAGAGTTCAGGAGATTTGTGGATGAGTTCTATGCCCATGGAAGCTTCCCTAGGGGCAGCAATGCTTCCTTTGTGGCCTTAATCCCCAAAATAAATCATCCGCAATCCTTCAATGATTACAGACCTATATCTTTGATAGGCTGCATGTATAAAGTGATAGCTAAGCTGCTGTCTAATAGACTAAGGTCTGTTATGGATGATATCATTGATGAAAGACAGTCAGCTTTTATCAAGGGAAGACATATTCTTCACGGCATTTTGATCCTTAACGAGGTGGTGGAGGAAGCAAAGAGAAGTAACAAGCCAGCAATGATCTTCAAGGTTGATTTTGAAAAGGCTTACGACTCTGTTTCTTGGTCCTTCTTGGACTATATGATGTCTAGGTTGGGGTTCTGCCAAAAATGGAGGAATTGGATATCATCTTGCCTTCAATCAGCAACCATTTCAGTCTTGATTAATGGTAGCCCATCTAAGGAATTCAGCCCAACGAGAGGCTTGAGACAAGGGGACCCTTTAGCCCCCTTGCTTTTTAACATAGTCGGAGAAGGTCTCACTGGTATGATGAGGGAAGCAGCACAGAAAAATCTCTACAGAAGCTACTTAGTTGGGAAGAGGAAGGAACCTATTAATATATTGCAATATGCGGACGACACTGTTTTTGTGGGTGAGGTTGCTTGGGAGAATGTTTCTGCTGTAAAGGCTCTCCTCAGAGGCTTTGAAATGGCTTCTGGCTTAAAGATTAATTTCACGAAAAGCCAATTTGGGATAATTGGTGGAGGAGCTAACTGGGGTGTGGAAGCAGCTCATACTCTGAACTGTGGTCAAATGGACCATCCTTTTCTATACCTAGGCATCCCTATTGGTGCCAACCCCTCAAGTCTGATGGTGTGGGAGCCTCTCATCAATAGGTTCAAATCTAGATTATCCAAATGGGCCAGCAAAGATATATCTATGGGAGGGAAGCTCACTTTAATCAATTCTGTCTTGAATGCCCTCCCAATTTACctcctctctttttttaagATACCTCAAAGGGTAGTCCAAAGTCTCATTTCCTTACAAAGAAATTTCCTGTGGGGTGGTGACAATACCCATCATAAAATCCCTTGGGTGAAATGGGAGGATATTTGTCAGCCCAAGCATGAGGGGGGTTTGGGTGTAAAGGATATTTCGAAATTTAACACAACTCTAATGGGAAGGTGGATTTGGGCCTTTGCCTCTGGTCAGCAGCAACTCTGGGTCAGAGTCCTAAAATCTAAATATGGGGATTGGTCAGAGTTCCAGCTTCAGTCTAACAAGAGGGGTCATTCTCACTGGTGGAGGGATATTAGAAAGATTTACCAGCAGTCGGATCCTAATATTTTCAGTCAGAATATGACTTGGAAGGTTGGGAGTGGGGAAAGTATCAAATTTTGGACAGATAGGTGGCTTGGGGCAGATTACACTCTCGAGCAAAAGTATAATCAGCTTTTTCGGATTAGTAGACAGCAAAGCTCCTTCATCTCAAGCATGGGCAACTTCATTAATGATAGTTGGGAGTGGGACCTCAGGTGGAGGAGAAATCTTTTCGATCATGAAAATGATATAGCTGTGCAGTTCATGGAGGAAATAAGCTCCATTCCTATTCAGAGGAATAGTAAAGACTCTATGGTGTGGTTAGCTGAACCCCATGGTCACTACACTACTAAATCAGCTTACAATGTCTGCACTAACCTCAATACAGCAAACACAGATGGGAAGATATATAAGCAAATCTGGAAATTGAAAATTTCCCCTCGGGCAACAGTTTTCTGTTGGAGACTCCTTAAAAATAGACTCCCCACCAAGGAAAATCTCCTAAGATGAGACATTAATATCCAGGACCAAAACTGTCCTTTGTGTGGTACTGCTCTGGAGGATGTGGCTCACCTTTTCTTCAATTGTAATTTGACAAAAGGTTTATGGTGGGAATCCATGAGATGGATCCGGGTAGTAGGCCCCCTGCCAAGTCATCCAAAGTGCCACTTTACTCAATTCTGTGAAGGCTTTGGGGATCCTGTAAATCAGGATATTAGGGGTGGTTGGTGGATTGCCTTGACTAGTTCTATTTGGCACCATAGAAACAATCTGATTTTCCAAGGAAGCCCGTTCGACCCCTATAAAGTCATGGATCATGCCATTTACCTTCTTTGGTCCTGTTTCAAGGTTAAAGATAAAGATTTCAATACTAGCTTCACCCACTGGTCTTCCAATATTTCGAAGTTCTTTGGATAGATTTGATGGGTTTCCTTAATCTCATGGTTTAGGATGGGTTTTTTGGAGGGCAGCACTCTGGTGCTTTGTATCTATCTctagtaccactggtactagTTTTTCtactattaataatatatatatcttttgccttccaaaaaaaaaaaaacacatgtatATCTAAATGAAACTACTTATATTCCATATGttcaagaattaattaaaaatcatatacaatttaaaagtataatgaATTTGGAAGTACCATCAAATAGCCCATCTTCAAGCTCCTCACCAATGCTAGCAGAGTAAGAGGGCTTCAGGTATTCTTTCTCTACTCTAGAACTAAACTGGAACTTTTCTCTTGCTTCTCCTTTCTCATTCTTCTTGTGTCTtgagaaataaaagataaattagcTATTGTATATTGGTAACAGGTAACATGGTTAACAAAATAAACCCAGCATAGTCCATGTCCAAGGGGATGAAGAGGCTTACCGAACCCTGTACTTTTTATAGCTATACTTGAGATAAGGCAATGAATTTTCCACCAGGTTTTCCAACACCTGGAAAGATGTTTTCTTTTACTCCACTATTTTAAAGGAAAAGCCCCAAACtaaagaaagggagaaaagaagaaaagtaacGGGTAAATGGGAGAAGGGAAAGACAAAGATAACACGAGAAAACTTTCTCTGCAACCTCAGAAAGAAGGAGCCGCTGAATCAACACTTGGCGAAGAGTTGAAAAATTACGATGCAACAAGGCATGATAAAAGATTCCAATGTATGTCTGCATGAAGTACAGACCAAACACCTGCGAGAGAAAGTAAACCCCTAGGTTCAACGTTTAGGATAAGGTGAAAAAAAGCAACATGGTACCTATCAATCCGCGCCATTACCTTGTAGACCAAGCTATCAGCCCGTTTTTCTGTGTTCTCATTGTTTTCATTCATGATAAGTTTGACAGACACCTTGCCACCAATCTTGGTAATAtactgaatggcgaaaaggtaaATAGCAGTGAGCCCAAACCTGAAACCCAACATTAAATAAGAGTGACATTAATGAAGTATCGGTCTCAACCaaatataagaatttatatGACTAACAAAAGATACCAATTAGCATCAAATTACAGATTATTTAGTAGAGACAAGCTAGTGCCTTCCTAATGGGATCTAAATCCACAAGTTCAAAGTTATTTTGATGGTAACAAAAAATGCCATTCATGAGTTTTATGTGGATGGCTAAGAAGCTTGTGGGACTGATGAAGAACAAAATGAATCTCAATTTCATGTTCTTATTCACAGATACAACAGAGAAAAAACTCCACATTGACATGTACGAATCATGGGATAAATTGCATTtagaaaaaacacaatcaacaGAGAAGATAAGAAGTATTGAAAGagaaatagtataaaaaaactagcgtaccccattgcccagaggctcttcgctatgcgaaggtatggaggagggatgttgtacgcagcctttcccttgcatatgcaaagaggctgtttccggattcgaacccatgaccaacaagtcaccaaggcacaactttaccgctgcaccagggctcgccctcttgAAGGAGTAGAACTTTTTAGTTTGACAGACACAAAACTAAAGTAGGGTAATTGCTACTACAGAATCAAAGAGGAGAAATTGAAAGCCAAAGGGGCTGACATATAAAACAAAGCCCTTCAGAAAGGTTGAGAACACCATCTCAGTAAAGATGTGAGAATAAATGTTGCAAGAACTAATAGTTATACGAAAACAATGGGAGATCCTTTAGTTGAGacaaaagaatgaaagaaaaaaatagaataattggAATAAGAGAATAATCCAGAGAAAgaaattccaaaaataaaaataacagaatATTCAATTAACACTAACAAGTAGAAGCACAGAAAAAAATGATACGTAGTCTTACTTAATTATATCAGAATCAAGAACTTCATAAAGATGAGCATATGCCAACTCAAATGGTAACTGGAGGCATATAATGCTGAAGATAATGATAGCATCATTTCTGAATCGCATAAGACGCCCAAGCCACTCATGTCTCTGGAATATTTCCTTCTCTTTAGCTCTATCAGTCTCAAATACTTTCATGAGTTCCATTGGGGGCTGCCAGGAGCTGGACTTCCTGCCTGAAATCTTGTATCCTTGGTCAACTGCAACTATAGAACTAATAGGCCatctgcaacaccaaaacacgaGAGAGAAAAAGATGTGAAGAGGGAAGAATCTCAGCAAGCAAATGCGTCAAGTGATTGCACTGATcccaaaagaagtaaaaaagtaTAACATTACCTGGCTAAAAGTGCCGAATTTTTACGTTTCCAGAACTGAGAAAACATTATAGCCCAAAGTATCACCATGATGAAGAAAATAGGAAGCACGACTAATTTCAATGACCTAAAGTGTAATAAGAAGTCATAAAACCACTTAACTAGATGCAAAACTAAAGAAGTGGTAGCATAAACACCGATAGATTCACTCACCCAAAGTCTATCAATTGCAAAGTAAGCCCAAATGCAGCAGGGAAGAGCATCCACCGTGTGAACATTCCaagaaaagcaaaataaattgCAATCTGCAGATTATTCATTCCTTCATTGGATAAGGAGAATGGAATACATCATTTTCATATAATGTTATAAAGCTCAGAGTCATAGTCAAACAAACCTTTGCCCCATAATATGAATAAATCTCATCGATTGGCTGACTAGTGAAGTCCCACCATTGAAGTGCCCAACTTCTAAGaagtttctttctcttcttttcatcTATCAACCAAAAGCAATATTAGTTCAGGCTTCAAGTCACACTAATCTAGAGAAAAATTGATGGCACATGTGAGTAAAAACACCATGCAAAGGAAAGACTTGCTTAACAATTTCCAATGATTCCAATTTCAGAAGCAGATTCTCCCCAATTTCCCAATGGATTTCTTTTCCATCAAATTTAAGGGTTTTTACCGACTTGCTGTTGTTTACCTGCAAATTCAATTACAAGAGAACCAAAATGTTAAGACATGTCAAATTGTCAATAGGAGAGTTCATACAAGACTGCAATTCCATGGTAGCCATGGCCATACTAATGATAACAGCAACAAATTTAACGAACATGTCACATTTTTCGTATTCATCATCACAAGAATGCTTAATCCTAATGTTTTCTTGAACTAGAAAGCTAAGGCACCTATAATCTGAGAATCAAATAAAACAACGAGTGGCATGTGTGGAACTGGTTAACAAGCACAGCAAATTACAAAGAGGGATTTCAACTTGAAGAGACAACAGATTGCTACAGAAAAAACTCACTGTTCCATATATCAAGTGACAGTAGCACTGAAAACGCTCATACCAACTGAAAACAGAACCATCAGGCTGTTTCACAAAAGCTTCAACCTCCTCCACCTCAAATTGCAAATCCATACCTGCCATTTATTATACGACACATTAACACATACATAGGAATTGCACAACCAGTCACATGCTAGTTAGCACCATCTCACACAGTGAACTTAAATAGTAATAGGCAGAACAGATGCCCCCCTTTCGGGAATTTGAATGTACCAATAAGAGTCTGTTTCTTGATTTGTAGTTCAGCCGCAGCCCTCCCTAATGTCTCCAAAGGTGCAGCCAACTAAACAAATGGCATGTTTGTTTTAGCCACTCATCAAAAAGTTTAAATTAGACACACATAACTTATTAAatcacaagatttttttttgatcCCTAGGAATCAAAGACAGCTATAAGGGGGTTACAATAACTTGCGCACCTGTTCAACCAACTGAGCTAGACACCCATGGTTACTAAACCACAAGATTGATATAGACCATGGAACAAAATCATAagaaatttcttttttcaaaaagaaaaaaaaaaagactgagGTTTCCCTAGACAtgccaaaatgaaaaaaagaagaaaagaaattgtaAACTGTAAAGCATAGAATTGGATGAAAGTGACCGATACGCAATGAAACATAAGGAGTTTTAAAATATAGAGAGGAATTGTGAAAAACCTAACCTTGATGAACTCATCTGCAATGCCAATAACTCTCTCAACTACAAACCCCACCTTCTCAAACTCCTTTACAAGGACGTATGCACAGTCACATGATTCATCTTTTTCCTGAACCACTCTCCTAGGAATCACCACCCCAATTTCAAAAACAGGTTCTTCATTTCCATGCTCTTTCATCTTCAAACCCCCTGACCCAATGCACGAGGGaaattaaaagccaaaaataacaataaattccCCCTTTCCCTCCTTCAACAATTCAAAGGGGCATTTGTTTTCACAAATTCAAAAGAAAGATTCAAATGGGCAGAAGAAAGATCCGTTTTGGCCAAAAGGGGTTGAAGAAAATGCCATAAAAATGAAGAATTCCGAGGAGAAAATCAAATGTGTTGGAAAAAGCTAGCACCGTCCAAAGGGTGGAAAATTAAAGACGGTGTGTTGTATGTACGTGTGGGGTCATACAAACTGGAATGACGAGAagtttttgaactttgaattgaattgaagagATGATAAACACAAAACTAAAAAGGTGGTGGAGGGAAAAAGacagaaaagaaggaaaaaacacaGGATTAGAAGAGTTTGAATTCCACGTGCATGCTTTCTACTTTTgtgcctttctcttcttctttctttttttccttataaaaaaaCTTTACCAAAAGTATTattatagtaaatatttttttgtcatgaaaTATTTACAGATTTTTTTAATGACCagtaatttttattaagaatCTAATCATCTGcctttaattaagtttttttaatatttatttataagacaaaataatttttttaatttaatttcattaaaaccCACAAATATTggtgtaaatattttatattttatatgtagttacattattaattaaattaaactttcaaaaacttaaattatcATCCTATCAACCAAAAATCgaaaatattatcatattaattgttaaaataattaaacaaccaATTTATGACATTTAATTTAGTGATAAATTAATCTCAGaaccaaaatatataatttttatatatcgaCAAgactttgaaaaattaaaatagtgatCCGAATAACTTTTAAGAGACTAATTTAgtcgttatttttttaaaaaaaaaaattaacacagtACTCATGTTCATGtaagataaatttaatgttattttcattcattagatttatttttagttttattttgttatattaatttaatttttttaatcctttgaattttcaaaatgcattattttaatttctatttaaatcgtttatttttattagtattttaaataattaatttaacacagctataaatagttattatctttattttatttaaaaataaaaaatcctaatctttctcttttcctttcccTAAACACCTATAGCCACCGTAACCCCCTATGCCCACCGTCGCCGTGGCGCACCACCACCGCCGTCGCCTTCCCCACAACGCCGTCAGATAGGATATGCgaccaccaccaccgccacctTGTCGATGGAGGTCTTCTTTTGGTCAGATCTGGAAAAAAATGCTCagatctgaaaaaaaaaacacagatcTTGCGTGTTTTGGTTGTAGGTGCGGCGGACGACACAGAGGGAGGCTGTTGTAGACGAAGACGATGGCGCGGTCGGAGTCTTAGACTCATAGTCAAAACCTGCAACAAATCCAACCAATAACGCAAAAGAACCATCAACCCGCAACCAGAGCCAGAGTCGAAACCCCGGAACACCTCGTCGCCACTACGGAATCCGCCGCGTGCGCCAACCCACGACACCGCCGCCTGACCTCCTGCCACCGCCTTGAACCCTGAACCCGCAACCAGAGCCATTGTCACCACTACCGGATGATGGAGGTGATGACGATAGCGACGACTCTCATAAAAGGCATAACGACATAGGTGTAGAAGTGAGGACAAATGATcagttaaaacaataaaaataatgatgatgataaagatgataataattaataataatataatggtgataataatatattgataataatgatgatgatttgcagtaaaatttatgataataataattattttcgtaattttattaatacaattattttagaaattgataatcaatattttatgaatttaattgttatttgGCTATTTTGTTAGATATATGAtgatatatcatattttaatttaaaatttaaatttttttaatataatgattattgttatttatttttttatttttacgtaAGATAGGATTTGCTGGAGTCATGATAATTAAATAGTAATATTATTCATAATGGATGATTATAATACaaagttttaaacaataagATTCTAGATATTCTCAATATTCTATCTTATCTCTACGATGTGCAttccataattaaaaaaaaaaaattccttctcaatttttttagtcGATCTATATATAACACAGGTATCACTAGAGTCTAGAGAcaattaatcttttttcttctcaatgtaaacttcattttatctttatctcCATTCTTGATATTTGTAAACCACGCTTTCAATCCATTATTTTATATCTTCATCTCTAACTCGaatctcaatattttttatattaaattgttgagagttgaaaataatttatatcacaatttaaatataatatataacttaatataatttatgtattaatttttatgatttttaattatataaaaataaatattgtgatCCTATGCAATATAAAAGCTAAAATACTAATTCGGTAAGTGACTGAAGGGTGAATTGGTAAGGTTTTCAACTTTTCATGCAAAATCTATATGTATATCTTCGTACCCGTTAGGATTATCATTATCCTACAGATAATTCGTTAAACCTATATATGGTAGCTGTTAAGATgacaatttatcttttttattttattttaaatatataagataagataacAATTTATCTTAGTTTTTTATGGCatctatcatataaaaattgaatttatatataattggtCTTGCAAAGGATCCATGCATGCATGAGGAATAAACTTCTTATACTCTTTCATCCcctctttttttataacaatcgATGGAGCTTGTGGAGAGAGCCAAAGGTATTGAAGTTTCTACGGTTGAGAAGGATCCTCTGATCTCCACCATGCCTGAACACATCATTCATGAAATTCTCAGTCGACTTTCAATGCTAGACGTTGCTCGAACCAGTTGTCTTTCCAAGCAATGGAATAACTTttgtgtctcctttccttgCTTGAACATTGACCAGAGTGACTTTAATCATCTTCCTTTTCACCACTTCAAGAATACTATGCTCCACAAAGTTATGAGcatcaaagaagaagaagaacgttTGGTTATCCACAAATTTAGGCTACGCATGCATTTTGAATACGTGCAAAATGCCACAAAAGAGATTGAAGAATGCACAAGACTAGTATTGCAGACGAGCACAGTCAAAGAGTTCGATTTCCAAATCATGCATCATTGTCTTTACGCGACTAAAGGTAATTGGTGCCAACTTTTTCATCATATTTATAATGCGAAGACGTTTGTGGTGCTAAGGTTAAGTGGTTTGACATTGATTCAGCCCTCTGATAGGGATATAATAAAGTTTTCCCACCTAGAAATTCTAAGGTTAGAAAATGTATgggtaaaaagagaaaatgtcatTGATTGGTTGTTTACTAGTTGCCCTCTGATAAGGGAAATATCACTTGTTAGATGTAATGGTTTGAAGCATTTGAAGGTGTGTGGTAATCTTGGTCACCTCAAACAGCTAGAGGTTGTTTTTTGTCAAATGCTTGAGAGTGTTGAAATCCAAGTGCCAAGTCTAGAGAAGCTTGTGTTGTCCGAGAttgaaagaagaagaggaactgAATTTTGTATGGCTTTGAGAATAGATTCGGAAACTAGTGAAACCTTAAGGGAGTTGACATTGTGCAATTCTACCATTGGAGGCTTAACCTTCACCCGTCTATTTTCTAGATGCTCAAAAGTTGAGTCTTTGGTACTGGAACGGTGCATCCgtttttttaagattaagatTGCAAGTCAGAAGTTGAGAAAACTTGTCGTGAAAAGGTGTTACGATCTTGTTGTGACAGACATTGAAGCTACCAATTTGACTTCATTCATGTTTTGCAATTATGTACCCAATAAAGTTTATCAAGATTTTGCTGTTGACAAACAAATCCAATATTGTGAGGAGATCAGTCAGCTACAAGAATGCTTGCTTGACTTTAACAAAGTGCTTATGAGCAAAAACATATGGACATATCTTTGGTTTGATAAATTTAACTACTCTGCAGACCAAAAGATGATTATCTACCCGCTGAAGGTAATAATTTACACGTAACCAATTCTTTTTAGTTTATTGTTTGATTTGGATTATTGTGAATGTTGTTTTTCACGTTGGTCACATTTTATTTGCCCCATGAATTAATTTAGAATTACAAAGGGTATGATGTTGTGGTATTGGAAGACTGGAGTTCGATGGCAGAACTTACACTTATGACCCAGATAAGTGAATCATCGTCAAGAACAACCATTACAACCATGAGTTTTCTTGATCTGGCTAGTTACGtgtttggggattgtggcaagGGCTTAAAAGGGGTTTTGGCCATCTCAATCTCTGGTAAAAGCATGTTACATGAGGTATCATAATTTGTTTtctcttatttataaaaaatttagaaaattgatgttgaaataTAACTACTAATTTCTAATTACTATTAATGCCTGCAGGTTCTAAATAACAAACCAAAACTTTCATGTACGCAATGCTCTTCTGTGGTCATAACAGAAATACTAATGGATGAATTCTTGTCCACCACATGTTGGCCTTCCTTCTCAAGAGCTGGTGCAACTCTGAAAGCAACATCATTTTCTGTTTCTTCCGTTTGACGTCATAACACAGGAATTGGTGGAGTTGAAACAAAGGAGTAAAGTACCTGGAAAGATGCACGCATGCATGTGATAATCTTATGTCACCATGCTTCTTTGTGCTGCAAAGATTCTCAAAGACTCTTATAATTCATCCTCACTTCTTTAGTTAGCTTTTGAGATTGAATAGTTAAGTTCAATCCAAATTCTAAGAAAAATCATGTAAGAAAATATTGGTTTTTAATTCTGCTTCGTTTCTATACGATGTTCTGCTTTATGTTTTTGCAGATACTGCTCTTCTAATCTTAGTTTAAAATGTGCGATCATTACTCATTGCTGTCAATTTGGCTctcttaataattaaatatatatatatatatgtatatataatttttattttatgattccAATCATGTTagaatcaataatttttttcaagcaataaaataagaatgttttatttaaagaatttgaTTAGGATACACATTATATTTCTAACTAACGAGCATGTGGATCAAGACACAAAAGCTTTTGGTACCTTAATCAAGGTGAGTTCTACACCTTCTACGTGAGTGAGTTAGTGAGTTTggctatttattttaaaactaatttgtaTCCATATCTGCATGATTTTTGCTCGAGTGTCACATTTTCGACATCCATAAGTCACTAgatggattatttttttaactaaagatATTATTGAGACTGTAACTgaaataattaagtaatatacaatgaaaataaaatattaatcgcAGAAAAGCCTTAACATTTAAAAGAGATAATTTGTCTTAATATTACTACACCGAACGAGTAATTAAAATCCATATAATGGAGATGGTGAATAATAAAGACTAAGCATATGATAGTGATGACTGGCTGAACCTAACAAATGAAGATGCTTGTTGAATCTACTCTTCATTCACCGCGACGCGTATGGTATCAGATCCATTAATCTTCATGAATTTGACCTTGTCATTTTCATGAATGGCCGGGGAAAAAGGTTACAATGTCATGCCATCCTTGACCAAGTTGACAATGATTGTTTGGAGGTGTTTGTCATAAGAGAGACCACCTTTCAAAGGTAGAATCTGGCAATATGACCACCATTTTTCGGTGGTTCGTCAGCCAGTACATAGTGAACAACATGATCTGGAATAATCTGCAGTACTAAAATTGCACTATTTGAGGGAAATTAATGGAAAAACAAAACACTTTATAACATTTGCATGATGAAGATTAATGCATTACCACTGTGACAATTGAGTTAATGTTCACAAGTGTCTTTTAGTGCATTACCACTGGTGCGGCTGCATTAACCATAGGTTCAGTTAATGTCTGGATGCATTTcgaaatacacaaaaaaaaaaagtcacaaatttaacaattagtatttatttgggttcgttaaaaaaaatactcaaacaCTTTTTTAGATCATACTTAACCAGTGGTTGTTACAATCGTCAGCTGGATGTGGTGGTTGCCAAAACAAATGTTGCAAcctattgtattgtcatcattaaCCGTGTAACTCACAAACATCAATGGGTCCTTAGACATCAAATATGCCAAATATTTCAAGGCACCGCTAACATCAGATGCATGCTCCCTTCTTTGCCTAGCAAGTTGATTATGGACATCTTTTTTCAAATAACCAACCTTGTGATATCCCCCATCCTGGTTTGCCTATGAAGCATACATTAAAGGAGGTCGAATGCCAACTTttccaaaattttcattttgcatAATATCGCTTTTTGTCAGTTTTCTATGGGAAGGTATCATGGCACAATAGGACTCATCAAGCAACTCATGATCGTGATCGAAATCCAATTGACTAACATACCAACAATGCCTACTTACATTGTCAATGTGAACATGACACATTGCACCACACTCACACCTTGCTTCATTTCTAGATTCATGCTTCCTAGTTTCAGTAGTTAAACCTC contains:
- the LOC100817965 gene encoding anoctamin-like protein At1g73020 isoform X4, producing the protein MKEHGNEEPVFEIGVVIPRRVVQEKDESCDCAYVLVKEFEKVGFVVERVIGIADEFIKLAAPLETLGRAAAELQIKKQTLIGMDLQFEVEEVEAFVKQPDGSVFSWYERFQCYCHLIYGTVNNSKSVKTLKFDGKEIHWEIGENLLLKLESLEIVKQVFPLHDEKKRKKLLRSWALQWWDFTSQPIDEIYSYYGAKIAIYFAFLGMFTRWMLFPAAFGLTLQLIDFGSLKLVVLPIFFIMVILWAIMFSQFWKRKNSALLARWPISSIVAVDQGYKISGRKSSSWQPPMELMKVFETDRAKEKEIFQRHEWLGRLMRFRNDAIIIFSIICLQLPFELAYAHLYEVLDSDIIKFGLTAIYLFAIQYITKIGGKVSVKLIMNENNENTEKRADSLVYKVFGLYFMQTYIGIFYHALLHRNFSTLRQVLIQRLLLSEVLENLVENSLPYLKYSYKKYRVRHKKNEKGEAREKFQFSSRVEKEYLKPSYSASIGEELEDGLFDEQPYGDQDRCIEAASNFEAACSSCRCNSRSLA